A window of Chloroflexota bacterium contains these coding sequences:
- a CDS encoding cytochrome c: MAALFLAACASSSSSSVVINETAVPPVPTLNPDRAAQGEQLYAQHCASCHGANLEGAPDWKRPLADGSLPPPPHDSSGHTWHHTDSLLITIIAKGGQAVYDNAKMPAFGDKLAEDEIVAILDFIKSKWGKDEREFQWWVTYTQGE; encoded by the coding sequence ATGGCGGCCTTGTTCTTAGCGGCTTGCGCCTCCTCCAGTAGCAGTTCAGTCGTCATCAACGAAACCGCCGTGCCGCCCGTCCCCACTCTCAACCCGGATCGCGCGGCCCAGGGTGAGCAACTTTACGCCCAACACTGCGCCAGTTGTCACGGCGCAAACCTCGAAGGCGCGCCCGACTGGAAAAGGCCGCTGGCCGACGGCTCCCTCCCGCCGCCGCCCCACGACAGTTCCGGCCACACCTGGCACCACACCGATTCGCTCCTCATCACGATCATCGCCAAAGGCGGCCAGGCCGTCTACGATAACGCCAAAATGCCCGCCTTCGGCGACAAGCTCGCCGAAGACGAAATTGTCGCAATCCTGGACTTCATCAAAAGCAAATGGGGCAAAGACGAGCGCGAGTTTCAGTGGTGGGTTACCTACACGCAGGGCGAATAG
- a CDS encoding 1-acyl-sn-glycerol-3-phosphate acyltransferase: MTTLSIAPTDERDRHRYYITMTPVRAIATFLITRFLIHPVMKIEVRGYENVPLTGPLIISGNHVTNFDVFPMQISTLPRTICFMGKAELFKNPALGWLIRNLCAFPVFRGGGDKWALNFAERVLLEGQTLGIFPEGKRSKGKGLQQAKTGAARFALAANSPILPLAIVGTDRLFKPWYRPTPVTVNIGQPIYPQADDTTDSLTERVMRAIAAMLPEEYRGVYR; the protein is encoded by the coding sequence ATGACGACGCTCTCCATTGCCCCAACCGACGAACGCGACCGCCATCGTTACTACATCACGATGACGCCTGTCCGGGCAATCGCCACTTTTCTCATCACCCGATTCCTGATCCATCCCGTGATGAAAATCGAAGTGCGAGGCTACGAGAACGTGCCGCTGACCGGCCCGCTCATCATCAGCGGCAACCACGTCACCAACTTCGACGTGTTCCCGATGCAGATTTCAACTCTGCCGCGCACCATCTGCTTCATGGGCAAGGCCGAGTTGTTCAAGAACCCGGCGCTGGGCTGGCTCATTCGCAACCTGTGCGCCTTCCCGGTTTTTCGCGGCGGCGGCGACAAGTGGGCGCTGAACTTTGCCGAGCGTGTTCTGCTCGAAGGCCAAACACTTGGCATCTTCCCCGAAGGCAAACGAAGCAAAGGCAAAGGTTTGCAACAAGCCAAGACCGGCGCGGCGCGCTTTGCTCTTGCCGCCAACTCGCCCATTCTGCCGCTCGCCATTGTTGGAACCGACCGGCTCTTCAAGCCCTGGTATCGCCCCACGCCAGTCACCGTCAACATCGGCCAGCCAATTTACCCGCAGGCCGACGACACCACCGACTCGCTCACCGAACGCGTTATGCGCGCCATCGCCGCCATGTTGCCGGAAGAGTATCGGGGCGTGTATCGGTAA
- the eno gene encoding phosphopyruvate hydratase has protein sequence MDTTIISIHGREILDSRGNPTVEVEVGLADGAWGRAAVPSGASTGAHEALEMRDGEKGRYGGKGTLKAVANVNEAIAPELVGLDALDQRDLDALMLELDGTSNKSKLGANAILGVSLAIAKAAANSLSLPLYRYLGGTHAHVLPVPMLNILNGGAHTAWQSTDFQEFMVMPLGAQSFAEGLRWGAEVYHALKKVLKDKGYTTLVGDEGGYAPALKTNEEAIEVILKAIETAGYKPGDQLSIALDPAASELYEAETKTYNLRKEGKKLTGAEMVAFWGEWIKKYPIVSIEDGLAEDDWASWKLMTDQWGNRLQLVGDDLLVTNPERVKRAIKEGVANSLLVKVNQIGSLTETIEAVTICQRNGWTAVTSHRSGETEDTTIADLSVALNMGQIKTGAPARSDRVAKYNQLLRIEEELGDSAEYLGRAALKK, from the coding sequence ATGGATACGACAATTATTTCGATTCACGGGCGTGAAATTCTGGACTCGCGGGGAAACCCGACGGTGGAAGTGGAAGTCGGTTTAGCCGACGGCGCGTGGGGGCGGGCGGCGGTTCCGTCCGGAGCGTCCACCGGCGCACACGAGGCGCTGGAAATGCGCGACGGAGAAAAGGGGCGCTACGGTGGCAAAGGCACGCTCAAGGCGGTTGCCAACGTCAACGAGGCCATCGCGCCCGAACTGGTGGGCCTGGACGCGCTCGACCAGCGCGACCTCGACGCGCTCATGCTCGAACTGGACGGCACGTCGAACAAGTCCAAGTTGGGGGCCAACGCCATTTTGGGGGTGAGCCTTGCTATCGCAAAAGCGGCGGCCAACTCGCTCTCGCTCCCGCTCTATCGTTACCTTGGCGGCACGCACGCCCACGTTCTGCCGGTGCCCATGCTCAACATCCTCAACGGCGGCGCGCACACCGCCTGGCAGTCCACCGACTTTCAGGAGTTCATGGTCATGCCGCTCGGAGCGCAGTCGTTCGCCGAAGGCCTGCGCTGGGGCGCGGAGGTTTATCACGCGCTCAAGAAGGTGCTCAAAGACAAAGGCTACACCACCCTCGTCGGTGACGAGGGCGGCTACGCGCCCGCGCTCAAGACGAATGAAGAAGCGATCGAAGTGATCCTCAAAGCCATTGAGACCGCAGGTTACAAGCCTGGCGACCAACTCAGCATCGCCCTCGACCCGGCGGCCTCTGAACTTTACGAGGCCGAAACCAAAACTTACAACTTGCGTAAAGAAGGCAAGAAGTTGACGGGCGCGGAGATGGTGGCTTTCTGGGGCGAGTGGATCAAGAAGTATCCGATTGTTTCGATTGAAGACGGGCTGGCCGAGGACGACTGGGCAAGCTGGAAGCTGATGACCGATCAATGGGGCAACCGCCTCCAACTGGTGGGCGACGATCTCCTGGTCACCAACCCGGAGCGCGTCAAGCGGGCGATCAAGGAAGGCGTCGCCAACTCCCTGCTCGTCAAAGTGAATCAGATTGGCTCGCTGACCGAGACGATTGAGGCCGTGACGATCTGCCAGCGCAACGGCTGGACGGCAGTCACCTCGCACCGCTCCGGCGAGACTGAAGACACCACGATTGCCGATCTCTCGGTGGCCCTCAACATGGGCCAGATCAAAACCGGCGCTCCCGCCCGCTCCGACCGGGTGGCGAAATACAATCAGCTATTGCGAATTGAGGAAGAGCTTGGCGACTCGGCGGAGTATTTGGGGCGGGCGGCGCTGAAGAAGTAG
- a CDS encoding Uma2 family endonuclease encodes MATQAPPATLITEAQPGTRPKMTYDEFLAWAGEDMHAEWVKGEVFVYMTAHTIHQRLVGFLIRLIQDFADLSNLGEVFAGPMQVKLSPEGSGREPDVFFVAQERLEHVTEKYFDGAPDLAVEVISEDSVNRDRVDKFEEYEEAGVREYWIIDPRPRRRRADFYQLGADGKYQPVPLNAEGVYHSAVLPGFWLKASWLWEDPLPKLAPTLKEIEGK; translated from the coding sequence ATGGCAACACAAGCCCCACCTGCAACACTCATAACCGAAGCCCAACCGGGCACACGGCCTAAAATGACATACGACGAATTCCTGGCGTGGGCGGGTGAAGATATGCACGCCGAATGGGTCAAAGGGGAGGTTTTTGTTTATATGACTGCTCACACCATTCATCAAAGACTTGTGGGGTTTTTGATCCGGCTCATTCAAGACTTTGCTGATCTTAGCAATTTGGGTGAGGTATTTGCTGGGCCGATGCAGGTGAAACTCTCTCCCGAAGGCTCAGGGCGCGAACCGGATGTGTTTTTTGTCGCGCAAGAAAGATTAGAGCACGTCACTGAAAAATACTTTGATGGAGCGCCCGACCTGGCAGTGGAAGTCATTTCTGAAGACAGCGTGAATCGTGACCGGGTAGACAAGTTTGAAGAATACGAAGAAGCTGGCGTGCGCGAATACTGGATCATTGACCCTCGCCCGCGCCGCCGCCGGGCCGACTTTTACCAGTTGGGCGCTGACGGCAAATATCAGCCGGTTCCTTTGAACGCCGAAGGGGTTTATCACTCGGCCGTGTTGCCAGGGTTTTGGCTCAAAGCAAGCTGGCTTTGGGAAGACCCACTGCCAAAACTGGCGCCGACGTTGAAAGAGATCGAAGGCAAATAG
- a CDS encoding zinc ribbon domain-containing protein — MSFDLPAILNYVRYGVALLGAFIAALWLSLVIWTFRDMRSRSRDIFAQFLAALVVAVLNIPGFIVYLILRPPETLSQSYARSLEEEALLQEIEERPTCPGCSRAAKPDWKICPHCQTILKKVCSNCGKLLDLNWNVCASCGTPAPGREARANFETEEEETEKA, encoded by the coding sequence ATGTCCTTCGACCTGCCTGCCATTCTCAACTACGTGCGCTACGGCGTGGCCCTGTTGGGGGCCTTCATCGCCGCCCTGTGGCTCTCGCTCGTCATCTGGACGTTCCGCGATATGCGCTCGCGCTCGCGCGACATCTTCGCCCAGTTTTTGGCGGCGCTGGTGGTGGCGGTGCTCAACATCCCCGGCTTCATCGTGTATTTGATTCTGCGCCCGCCGGAAACCCTGTCTCAATCTTACGCCCGTTCGCTGGAAGAAGAGGCGCTCCTGCAGGAGATCGAAGAGCGCCCCACCTGCCCCGGCTGTAGCCGGGCCGCCAAACCCGACTGGAAGATTTGCCCGCACTGCCAGACGATCCTCAAAAAGGTGTGTAGCAATTGCGGCAAGTTGCTCGACCTGAACTGGAACGTGTGCGCCTCGTGCGGCACGCCTGCGCCGGGGCGGGAGGCCAGAGCAAACTTTGAGACGGAAGAGGAAGAGACGGAGAAGGCATAA
- the radC gene encoding DNA repair protein RadC translates to MPRIGDMASEDRPRERLAQAGPEALNNAELMAILLRVGMRGENAVRLAERLLSTHGGLVGLLKLSYGDLCKVKGIGPAKAAQLKAAVELGRRMAAASPQEKPVINSPADAANLVMYEMRALDQEIVRVILLDTRNRLMKMDDVYKGSLNTSMIRVGELFREAVKQNAASIIVVHNHPSGDPSPSPDDVAVTRLMVEAGRLLDIPVHDHLIIGSQRFVSLKERGLGFS, encoded by the coding sequence ATGCCGCGCATCGGCGACATGGCCTCGGAAGACCGGCCCCGCGAGCGGCTGGCGCAGGCCGGGCCGGAGGCGCTGAATAATGCCGAACTTATGGCAATCTTGTTGCGAGTGGGGATGCGGGGCGAAAATGCGGTGCGGCTGGCCGAGCGCCTGCTCTCAACACACGGCGGGCTGGTGGGTTTGTTGAAATTATCTTACGGCGATCTTTGTAAGGTCAAAGGGATCGGGCCGGCCAAGGCGGCCCAACTAAAAGCGGCAGTGGAACTGGGCCGGCGGATGGCGGCGGCCTCCCCGCAGGAAAAACCCGTCATTAACTCTCCCGCCGACGCCGCCAACCTGGTCATGTACGAAATGCGCGCCCTCGATCAGGAAATCGTGAGGGTCATCCTGCTCGACACCCGCAATCGTTTGATGAAGATGGATGACGTTTACAAAGGCTCGCTCAACACTTCGATGATCCGCGTCGGCGAACTGTTCCGCGAGGCGGTGAAACAAAATGCGGCCTCGATCATCGTCGTTCACAACCACCCCAGCGGCGACCCCTCACCCTCGCCCGACGACGTAGCCGTCACCCGCCTCATGGTGGAAGCCGGCCGCCTGCTCGACATCCCGGTGCACGATCACCTCATCATCGGCAGTCAGCGTTTTGTGTCGCTCAAAGAACGCGGGTTGGGATTCAGCTGA
- a CDS encoding M23 family metallopeptidase: protein MPDPQIILLPKQNYYAWVAAAKDYVLKFGPNLTPDPETAAHFNAPSQTITIANTPDGFGRDIVQWFKNTYPNLKLDVVDAGSPDDFKNALATRITNDQQFGPPASTKVDSAPFSLRWPTDFPKITQPFGVNPDIYRRFGLPGHEGLDIRAPMGANVYAAADGTVFQVNADGKLANGAAHAYGIHVRVQHRDGYQTIYAHFQQALAQVGQQVKAGDKIGIADSTGNSTGSHLHLTLKKQGATASGLTNYPNDIIDPTPFLQDSGTVTPPANTFGWAYGKCLVGVNGRADGPLMEADYPVLQTSRVEAIKLLSSGRPENLDRLRQIKNDMFVMVRLFADFRGRTVRSDEFASWVEFDMGQFYNRGVRYFEVHNEPNLQLEGWKFSWQDGREFGNWFKDVVNRLKAKYPEAKFGYPGLSPGASISGQRVDSWAFLGQGDEAIRSAADWVACHCYWVSDSDQLAPTGGLVYEEYRKRYPSKLLFITEFSNPTDNTNTRIKGQQYVNYYKRLRDLPGLGAAFAFVLSASSFFPNEAWRLEDGTMTDIPKIVGARNF, encoded by the coding sequence ATGCCCGACCCCCAAATCATCCTCCTCCCGAAACAGAACTACTACGCCTGGGTGGCCGCCGCCAAAGATTACGTCCTCAAGTTCGGCCCCAACCTCACCCCCGATCCGGAGACGGCGGCGCATTTCAACGCCCCCAGTCAAACGATCACCATTGCCAACACGCCCGACGGTTTTGGCCGTGACATCGTCCAGTGGTTCAAGAACACTTATCCCAACTTGAAGCTGGACGTGGTTGACGCCGGTTCGCCCGACGACTTCAAGAACGCCCTGGCGACTCGGATCACCAACGATCAGCAGTTTGGGCCGCCGGCCTCCACCAAAGTGGACTCTGCGCCTTTTAGTTTGCGCTGGCCGACCGACTTCCCCAAAATCACCCAGCCCTTCGGCGTCAACCCGGACATCTACCGCCGCTTCGGCCTGCCCGGCCACGAGGGCCTGGACATTCGCGCCCCGATGGGGGCCAACGTTTACGCCGCCGCCGACGGAACCGTCTTTCAGGTGAACGCCGACGGCAAGTTGGCGAACGGGGCCGCGCACGCCTACGGCATTCACGTTCGCGTCCAGCACCGCGACGGCTACCAGACGATCTACGCTCACTTCCAGCAGGCGCTGGCGCAAGTGGGCCAGCAGGTAAAGGCCGGCGACAAGATCGGCATCGCCGACTCGACCGGCAACTCCACCGGCAGTCACCTGCACCTGACGCTGAAGAAACAGGGGGCGACGGCCTCCGGCCTCACCAACTATCCCAACGACATCATTGACCCGACTCCTTTTTTGCAGGACTCAGGCACAGTAACGCCGCCGGCCAACACCTTTGGCTGGGCCTACGGCAAATGCCTGGTGGGAGTCAATGGCCGGGCCGACGGCCCATTGATGGAAGCCGATTACCCTGTCCTCCAAACGTCCCGCGTCGAAGCCATTAAACTGCTGTCGTCGGGCCGCCCGGAGAATCTGGATCGCCTGCGCCAGATCAAGAATGATATGTTCGTCATGGTGCGCCTCTTCGCCGACTTCCGGGGCCGCACGGTGCGCTCGGACGAGTTTGCCTCGTGGGTCGAGTTCGACATGGGCCAGTTTTACAACCGGGGCGTGCGCTACTTTGAAGTGCACAACGAGCCGAACCTGCAACTGGAGGGCTGGAAGTTTTCGTGGCAGGATGGCCGCGAGTTTGGCAATTGGTTCAAGGACGTGGTCAACCGCCTCAAAGCCAAATACCCTGAGGCCAAGTTTGGCTACCCCGGCCTCTCGCCGGGCGCGAGCATCAGCGGCCAGCGGGTAGACTCGTGGGCCTTCCTGGGCCAGGGCGACGAAGCCATTCGTTCAGCCGCCGACTGGGTGGCCTGCCACTGCTACTGGGTGAGCGACTCGGATCAACTCGCGCCGACCGGCGGCCTGGTGTACGAAGAGTACCGAAAACGCTACCCGAGCAAGCTGTTGTTCATCACCGAGTTCTCGAACCCGACCGACAACACCAACACCCGCATCAAGGGCCAGCAGTACGTGAACTACTACAAACGCCTGCGCGACCTGCCCGGCCTGGGCGCGGCCTTCGCCTTCGTCCTCTCGGCCTCGTCGTTCTTCCCCAACGAAGCCTGGCGGCTGGAGGACGGGACGATGACGGATATTCCGAAGATTGTGGGGGCGCGAAATTTCTGA
- a CDS encoding SUMF1/EgtB/PvdO family nonheme iron enzyme — protein sequence MTTPTPDDELGKIEAALKPLEALRGSLPDEQLEAMMAPLRAKRDVLLAQINVSQRQGGIDNSGQLTVGSGDVTGRDKVTLAPNATYVAPGATLVQAPKADDATVARKRYLANLSRACKALPLAALGGEEGADEEITLEDVYIDLDTTAPFPKPLTKRNSEKRRQQGKAVVKKEKWHKGAVLVNQDHRPLTTLEAAIQSPKLALLGGPGSGKSTFVRELLAQLADGKAPDGIPKDLLPVLITLRDLAPALAALDLDPLPGDRQRETLAALVRDQAVSDLARLEAKDFEPGLREAFNSSQCLLALDGLDEVPHDLRGLVRRTVQAVVGRYRLARIILTCRVRSYQGEAVLPNFQERILAPFDEYEVRSFASAWYNAQKKLSRFDAEEAKSKAENLAEAALGPDLRELSDNPMMLTTMALIHQKEIGLPRERVQLYKQAVDVLLRRWQKRKTGEAGPSEEMRAFLKDDLRLRATMERLAYEAHLVRAGESDKKEAADLERGDALTLLESREYLGSAALAAEFLDYVDQRAGLLVGRGGEPNRPAVYSFPHRTFQEYLAGCYLVGQRDVARELFARAAEGDDWQLAVRLGAEELLYNRRNFNELLNTAYLLFSDQKGLQAERASLWAGEIAALVGKERVESDDAPGGGKPYLDHLRKRLVNLLGSGLPATERADAGNALGKLDDPRFLPDAWYLPDEPLLGFVEIPEGPFIMGSDPEWDEYAQPEEQPQHELTLPRYFIARYPVTVAQFRAFAKASGYTPRNEDSLLGPPNHPVVNVTWHEACKYCDWLTEALRRWDGTPQLLARLLREGKWRIVLPSEAEWEKAARGSDPDRANTRETGLYITSAVGCFPGGASPYDVLDLSGNVWEWTRSLWGKDYQKPDFNYPYEAKDGREVMDAPDQGLRVLRGGSFISDDRDARCVARNMGSLRHGNWDFGFRVAASPF from the coding sequence ATGACCACTCCCACCCCCGACGACGAACTCGGCAAAATTGAAGCGGCGTTGAAACCGCTGGAAGCTCTGCGCGGAAGCCTGCCCGACGAACAGCTTGAGGCTATGATGGCCCCGCTTCGCGCCAAACGTGATGTCCTGCTGGCCCAAATCAACGTGAGCCAGCGGCAGGGCGGAATAGACAACAGCGGCCAACTCACGGTAGGAAGCGGCGATGTGACGGGACGCGACAAGGTGACGTTGGCGCCGAATGCAACTTACGTCGCGCCGGGCGCGACTCTCGTTCAAGCGCCGAAAGCCGACGACGCAACGGTGGCCCGCAAGCGCTACCTCGCCAACCTCAGCCGCGCCTGTAAAGCCTTGCCGCTGGCCGCGCTCGGCGGCGAAGAAGGCGCGGACGAAGAGATCACGCTCGAAGATGTGTATATTGATTTGGACACGACCGCGCCTTTTCCAAAGCCATTGACTAAAAGAAACAGCGAGAAGCGTAGGCAGCAAGGTAAAGCCGTTGTCAAGAAAGAGAAGTGGCATAAAGGAGCCGTGTTAGTTAATCAAGACCATCGCCCGCTCACGACGTTGGAAGCCGCCATTCAATCGCCGAAGCTGGCTCTGCTCGGCGGGCCGGGGTCGGGCAAGAGCACCTTCGTCCGCGAACTGCTGGCCCAACTGGCCGACGGCAAAGCGCCAGATGGAATCCCGAAGGACTTGTTGCCGGTGCTGATCACCTTGCGTGATCTCGCCCCGGCCCTGGCCGCGCTTGACCTGGACCCTCTTCCCGGCGATCGTCAGCGGGAAACACTGGCCGCCCTGGTGCGCGATCAGGCGGTGAGCGATCTGGCCCGGCTGGAAGCCAAAGACTTTGAACCGGGCTTGCGCGAAGCCTTCAACTCTAGTCAGTGTTTGCTGGCCCTCGACGGCCTGGACGAAGTGCCGCACGACCTGCGCGGACTGGTGCGGCGGACAGTTCAAGCCGTGGTGGGTCGCTATCGTCTGGCCCGCATCATTCTCACTTGCCGGGTGCGCTCGTATCAGGGCGAGGCCGTCCTGCCCAACTTTCAGGAGCGCATATTAGCCCCGTTCGACGAATACGAAGTGAGATCGTTCGCCTCAGCCTGGTACAACGCCCAGAAAAAGTTGAGCCGCTTCGACGCTGAAGAAGCGAAGAGCAAAGCCGAGAATTTAGCCGAGGCCGCCCTTGGCCCGGATTTGCGCGAACTCTCCGACAACCCGATGATGCTGACCACGATGGCCCTGATCCATCAAAAAGAGATCGGCTTGCCGAGGGAGCGGGTGCAACTTTACAAGCAGGCGGTGGATGTGCTTCTGCGCCGCTGGCAGAAGCGCAAGACCGGTGAGGCCGGGCCGTCCGAGGAGATGCGGGCTTTCCTCAAAGACGATTTGCGCCTGCGGGCGACGATGGAACGGTTGGCTTATGAGGCGCACCTCGTGCGCGCGGGCGAAAGCGACAAGAAGGAAGCGGCTGACTTGGAGCGCGGCGATGCGCTGACCTTGCTCGAAAGCCGAGAGTATCTTGGCAGTGCCGCGCTGGCCGCCGAGTTTTTGGATTACGTGGATCAGCGGGCCGGGTTGTTGGTGGGGCGCGGTGGCGAGCCGAACCGACCGGCAGTTTACAGCTTCCCGCACCGCACCTTTCAGGAATATCTGGCCGGGTGTTATCTTGTAGGCCAGCGCGACGTGGCCCGCGAGTTGTTCGCCCGCGCCGCCGAGGGCGATGACTGGCAATTGGCCGTGAGGCTGGGCGCGGAAGAATTGCTCTACAACCGCCGCAACTTCAACGAATTGCTCAACACCGCTTATCTTCTGTTTTCTGACCAGAAGGGCCTGCAAGCAGAGCGTGCCTCGTTGTGGGCGGGCGAGATCGCCGCGCTTGTTGGAAAAGAAAGAGTTGAAAGCGACGATGCGCCTGGCGGCGGAAAGCCTTACCTTGACCACTTGCGGAAGCGCCTTGTGAATTTGCTAGGAAGTGGACTGCCCGCCACCGAACGCGCCGACGCTGGAAACGCTCTAGGCAAACTGGACGACCCGCGCTTTCTCCCCGACGCTTGGTACTTGCCCGATGAACCCCTGCTTGGTTTCGTCGAAATTCCCGAAGGGCCGTTCATCATGGGCAGTGACCCAGAATGGGACGAATATGCTCAACCAGAAGAACAACCTCAGCACGAGTTGACTCTGCCGCGCTACTTCATTGCTCGCTATCCTGTCACTGTCGCCCAATTCAGGGCCTTTGCGAAGGCCAGCGGCTACACGCCGCGTAACGAAGACAGCTTGCTCGGGCCGCCCAATCATCCGGTCGTCAACGTAACTTGGCACGAAGCTTGCAAGTATTGTGACTGGCTGACTGAAGCATTGAGGAGATGGGATGGCACGCCGCAGCTTTTAGCTAGATTATTGCGCGAAGGCAAGTGGCGCATCGTTCTGCCTTCGGAGGCCGAATGGGAAAAAGCAGCACGCGGCAGTGACCCGGATAGAGCAAACACGAGAGAGACTGGCCTCTACATCACCAGCGCCGTCGGTTGCTTTCCGGGCGGGGCCAGCCCTTACGACGTGTTGGACTTGAGCGGCAACGTGTGGGAGTGGACGCGAAGCTTGTGGGGGAAAGACTACCAGAAGCCTGACTTCAACTATCCTTACGAAGCCAAAGATGGCCGAGAAGTGATGGATGCACCCGATCAAGGATTGCGCGTGTTGCGGGGCGGCTCCTTCATCAGCGACGATAGGGATGCCCGCTGTGTGGCCCGCAACATGGGCAGCCTGCGCCACGGGAACTGGGACTTCGGCTTTCGGGTGGCGGCGTCCCCGTTCTAA
- a CDS encoding glycosyltransferase family 39 protein, producing MRRYLLGLLLPLAVYFALALPQLDLPGLHNDEAAEAGLQASQIISGGAISAFRDAGITLGGRTFPLMVQDYIGAFNVYLPLPFFALFGSTVFALRLYTVLIGAVTILFTFGFVTEAFGQRPAFIAAMLLATSPSFIFWQRQGVFVTSLTATLTMAALWVGALWAKRGSPKTAWKLAALLGLICGAGLYAKLLFIWIIGGMVGALAIINLLVVARQFINAKTQGRKDAKMISSWFGIRGLELFPRSPAMADLAAFGMAAILGLLPLLTYNLQTGGTFLSVGTNLGTSYYGVNNLNFAENLRGRIDQFGAVLAGRDHLWYLGGSFGNAMWETALRLAALAIVARALFRRQRSRAPLALLLLLAFGVIQTSFTVSGLFPTHFSIFAPLWPVIIAVACEIVFDPFYEPLMIHLSGPPLSFFGNWAFGWLGFLNMGMTVLAVGLGFLWTQDVFVVTQYHLALNKSGGLGPHSDAVYRLVDFLEENADATAPVAAMDWGFAPQVRMLTNSRVAPQEIFGYTWEPDDGFSGRLAEVATQPGTLFVFHFPQETIFPRREAFDAYLQSQGWRGEQVAIISRRDGAPVFEVVRVRR from the coding sequence ATGCGCCGCTATCTCCTCGGCCTTTTGCTTCCGCTGGCTGTCTACTTCGCCCTCGCCTTGCCTCAACTCGACCTGCCCGGTTTGCACAACGACGAAGCCGCCGAGGCCGGACTGCAAGCCAGCCAGATCATCTCTGGTGGGGCCATCTCCGCCTTTCGCGACGCAGGAATCACTTTAGGCGGTCGCACCTTCCCACTGATGGTGCAGGATTACATCGGCGCGTTCAACGTTTACTTGCCACTGCCGTTCTTCGCCCTCTTCGGTTCAACCGTCTTTGCCTTGCGGCTGTACACGGTGTTGATCGGGGCCGTCACGATTCTTTTCACCTTTGGGTTTGTCACAGAAGCTTTCGGCCAGCGCCCGGCCTTCATCGCCGCCATGCTCTTGGCAACCTCGCCGTCGTTCATCTTCTGGCAGAGGCAAGGCGTGTTCGTCACTTCGCTCACTGCTACGCTGACGATGGCGGCGCTGTGGGTCGGCGCGCTGTGGGCAAAAAGAGGCTCGCCAAAAACAGCGTGGAAACTGGCGGCTCTGCTCGGCCTGATTTGCGGCGCGGGCCTCTACGCCAAACTGCTCTTCATCTGGATCATCGGCGGCATGGTTGGGGCGTTGGCGATCATTAACTTGCTTGTTGTTGCGCGGCAGTTCATTAACGCAAAGACGCAAGGGCGCAAAGACGCAAAGATGATTTCATCGTGGTTTGGCATTCGGGGGCTTGAGCTATTCCCGCGCTCTCCGGCAATGGCCGATTTGGCCGCTTTTGGAATGGCGGCCATCCTCGGCCTGTTGCCGCTCCTGACCTACAACCTGCAAACGGGTGGCACGTTTCTCTCGGTCGGCACGAACCTGGGCACGTCTTATTACGGCGTGAACAATCTCAACTTTGCCGAGAACTTGCGCGGACGGATCGATCAGTTTGGGGCGGTGCTGGCCGGGCGCGACCATTTGTGGTATCTCGGCGGCTCGTTTGGCAACGCCATGTGGGAAACCGCCTTGCGCCTGGCGGCGTTAGCCATCGTCGCCCGCGCCCTCTTTCGCCGCCAACGCTCGCGCGCCCCGCTCGCCCTCCTGCTCCTGCTGGCCTTCGGCGTGATTCAAACCTCGTTCACCGTCTCCGGCCTCTTTCCGACTCACTTTTCGATTTTCGCGCCGCTGTGGCCGGTCATCATCGCCGTCGCTTGCGAGATCGTCTTCGACCCGTTTTATGAGCCGCTGATGATTCACCTCAGCGGCCCGCCGCTCAGTTTTTTTGGAAATTGGGCTTTTGGCTGGTTGGGGTTTTTGAACATGGGCATGACGGTGCTGGCCGTCGGCCTGGGTTTTTTGTGGACACAGGATGTTTTTGTCGTCACCCAATATCATCTGGCGCTCAACAAGAGCGGCGGCCTGGGGCCGCACTCGGATGCCGTGTATCGTTTGGTGGACTTTCTTGAAGAAAACGCCGACGCGACCGCGCCAGTGGCGGCGATGGATTGGGGCTTTGCGCCGCAGGTGCGAATGCTCACGAACAGCAGAGTTGCCCCGCAGGAAATCTTTGGCTACACCTGGGAACCCGACGATGGTTTTTCAGGCCGCCTGGCCGAAGTTGCCACCCAACCCGGCACGCTCTTTGTCTTCCACTTCCCGCAAGAGACCATCTTCCCGCGCCGCGAAGCGTTCGACGCTTACCTTCAATCGCAGGGCTGGCGGGGCGAGCAGGTGGCGATTATTTCGCGGCGGGATGGCGCGCCGGTGTTTGAGGTGGTGAGGGTGAGGCGGTGA
- a CDS encoding acylphosphatase, whose protein sequence is MVESTRLHARIHGLVQGVYFRDTTRQTARSLNLTGWVRNLPGGSVEVMAEGPKPALESLLDFLRVGPTHACVERVVSEWEAASGEFTGFHVH, encoded by the coding sequence ATGGTAGAATCCACTCGCCTTCATGCCCGCATTCACGGCCTTGTCCAGGGCGTTTACTTTCGCGACACCACCCGCCAGACAGCGCGCTCGCTCAACCTCACCGGCTGGGTGCGCAACCTGCCTGGCGGCTCGGTGGAAGTGATGGCCGAAGGCCCAAAGCCGGCGCTGGAGAGTCTGCTGGACTTTTTGCGCGTCGGCCCAACCCACGCCTGCGTCGAGCGGGTGGTCTCGGAGTGGGAAGCCGCCAGCGGCGAATTCACCGGCTTCCACGTCCACTGA